ATCGCGGCCGGATGCGATCCCCAATTTGAGTGAAAGATGCTGCAAAAGCATTGCAAACAGGTTGGAAATCAGGATAACCGATAGTAATGCATAGCCAAATCGTGAACCTCCTTCAATGTCGGTGGCCCAGTTTCCCGGATCGATATAGCCGACCGATACCATCAGGCCGGGCCCGGCGAAAGCCATCAATTTTTTCCAAAATCCTGCTCCTTCGGGAACGGGAATAGATGAATGAACTTCTGACAAAGAGGCAAGACGGTCGGTATCGTCTAATATCTTATTTCGCAATGATCTATTTTCTTTTAGGCTGTCTATCATTTTTGTGAGCGTTCGAAATAAACAATTTCGTTTACCGAAAACAAAGATACAGAAATTCTTAAATATATTTTTAGGTTAGTCTAAATTTTTTATTTTATGATTTGTAAATCGTACTTTTGTAATAATCAGATCAGGCAGCTAATGCCAACTTGCAATGCAGAACTCCTTCACAGAAGAAAATTATCTAAAAATCATTCATTCGCTTTCCGGACGCGACGGTGGAGAAGTAAGTACCAATGCGCTTGCTGAGAGCACAGCGACCCGCGCGGCATCCGTTACAGATATGTTACGTAAGCTGGCGGAAAAAGGATTAATCAATTACAAAAAATACCAGGGCGTAACGCTGACCGAGCTGGGTGAGAAAGTGGCGATCAAGGTGATCCGCAAACACAGGCTCTGGGAGGTGTTTCTGGTTGAAAAGCTGGGTTTCGGGTGGGATGAAGTACACGACATTGCCGAAGAGCTGGAACATATACCATCGGAAGTTCTCGTGGAAAAACTGGATGTTTTTCTCGGTCATCCCAAATTCGATCCGCACGGCGATCCCATCCCTGATGCAAAAGGAAACCTCACTGAACCAGATTATCGTATCCTGACGGATGCGCAGATCGGCGAAAAAGTGCTGATGATGGGCGTACTGGATCACGCTCCTTCATTTTTACAACATCTGGACCGTTCGGGAATTACATTGGGTGCAGTTTTGGAGGTCAAAGAAATTAATGAATATGATAAGTCCGCTTCTGTACAAATAAACGGCGGTCAAACGTTGTTTATCAGTCTCGAGGTATCTAAAAATTTATTGGTACAGCGCCGATGAGACCAACCCAGCCATGAGATTTAAAATTCTGGATCGCTATCTGATCAAAAATTTCCTGATAACCTATGTTTTCGTGGCGTTCGTGATCGTACTGATCATTTGCATGATCGATTACACGGAAAAAGTAGATGACTTTCTGGATAAAAAGGCGCCTCTCAATGAGATCCTCATTGACTATTACCTCAATCTCATTCCCTATTGGATCAATTACATCAGTCCGCTGATGGTATTTATTGCGACCGTATTTTTTACATCCCGCATTGCCGCCCGGACAGAAATTATTGCGATGCTCAGCAGCGGTATCAGTTTTGGACGCATGTTGCTGCCTTATATGGTAGGCGCGGTGATCCTCGGTGCGGTTACATTTTTGCAGGTAGGATGGATTTTACCAAAAGCGAATAAGATCCGTAACAATTTCGAGAAGACCTACGTCAAGCAGGAATTCTATTTCAGCGGACATAATGTACACATTACCATCGCTCCCGACGTGTACGCTTATTTGGAAAGCTATAACACCGGTACTAAAACCGGGAATAAGTTTACGATGGAAACCATCAAAGGCACGCAGCTTGTACAAAAATTTTATGCCGATAAAATCGTCTGGCAGCCCAAAAAAGGCAAATGGACATTGCAAAATTACCAGGTGAGAACATTGGATAGTTTAGGGGAAAAGCTAAGCAGCGGGATGGAGATCGATACGACGATCAATCTTTCCCCCAAGGATTTTGAAAGCGATTATAACCTGTTCGAGACTTTCACATTACCCGAGCTGAATGCCTATATCGATCTGCTGAAAAGCCGTGGAGCTGATGGTCTGGAAGTGTATCTCATTGAAAAATACATTCGTTTTACGCAGCCTTTCGCGATTTTGATCCTCACGGCCATTGGGGTGATTGTGTCCGCCCGTAAGAGCCGGAGAGGCGTAGGGTGGCAGATTGCGCTTGGCTTCATGCTTGCCTTTATATACATTCTCTTTTTTCTTTTGTCAAAAGGTGTGGCGGAAGCAGGTACGATCAATACATTGTTCGCAGTATGGCTGCCCAACATTGTTTTTTCATTGATCGGAGTGGTTTTATACAAAACATTGCCCCGCTGATATGTTTTCATCCACCAGCCTGCGGTCGTACTTACATTTGCATTTCCTGGTGATGATCTGGGGCTTTACGGCCATTGTAGGGCTAATGGTTACGATTTCTCCGGTCGCATTGGTGTTTTATCGTACACTTTTCGCGGCGGCAGGACTGGGGTTTATTATTTTTTTCAAACAAAAAACATTTAAAACCGACAGCGCAGACCTCATCAGAATGCTTGCCGTGGGGTTTGTATTATCAGCTCACTGGATGCTTTTCTTTGCTTCGGCGCGGATATCCACCGCCTCCGTTTGCCTCGCAGGAATGGCAACCACCTCCCTCTGGACCAGCCTGATCGAGCCATTGGTAAGCAAAAAGCCGGTTCGTCTGCTGGAAGTAGGGTTAGGGATTCTGGCTTTTGCAGGTTTATACGTAGTCTTCAAATTTGAATTCGACCACGCGCTGGGACTCGCGTTGGCATTGGCTTCCGCCTTGCTGGCAGCTGTATTTACGGTCGCAAACAGCAAACTTGTTCAGCGGATCAGTGCTTACACCATTACTTTTTACGAAATGATCGGCGCTACTGCCTTTTCGTTTGTGTTTCTGGGGATTTCGGAATGGCAGGGTTGGACGAGAGGCGAGCCTTATATTCCCGCTGCCAAGGATTGGGTCTGGATATTGTTTCTCGCATTGATCTGTACAGTGTATGCCAGTACAATGGCTACACAGCTCATGAAGCAGTTTTCGGCCTATCTGATCAATCTCACTATCAATCTCGAACCGGTGTATGGTATCGCGCTTGCTTTTTTCTTTTTTGGTGAAAAAGAGCGGATGACGGAAGAATTTTATCTGGGTACCTTGCTCATTTTGCTTGCAGTGTTGCTTTATCCATTGCTGATGAGGACAACCTTTGGGAAACGTGACCGGAAAATAATTGAGATGAAGAAATAGACCTTATTGAGCCGGGTCGGATAAGGAAAAGGAGCATATTAACTTATTACTGCTATTTTTGTCGCTCAATCAAAAGGATATATATGAATCCAGCCCGTTTACTTTTAGTAATACCATGCTACAATGAGGAAGCGATATTGTATCTGACCTATTCTAAATTAAACATCTACTTCAACGGCATCAAACAGCAAGGGCTTATCGCTCAGGATAGCAGAATATGTTTTGTGAATGACGGAAGCAGGGACCGGACCTGGAATATTATTGAAGATCTTTGCCGCCAGGACCCTAATGTGATCGGGGTAGGCTTGTCCAGAAACTTCGGACATCAGAGCGCCATCATGGCCGGACTTGAAAAACACATGGATCATTTCGATTGCTTTATCACGATTGATGCTGACTTGCAGGATGATATCAATGCCATTACTGCCATGATCGAGAAACATCGGGACGGCGCAATGGTGGTGTATGGCGTGCGGGGCGACAGAAGTTCGGATAGTTGGTTTAAACGGTCTACCGCGGAAGGATTTTATATTTTAATGCAAAAAATGGGCGTTCCGGTTGTTTTCAACCACGCTGATTTCAGGCTGATGGACCGCCGGGTGTTGCAGGAACTGGGCAATTATAAAGAAATCAACCTTTTTCTGAGGGGCGTCGTGCCGCTGATTGGTTTCCAAAATGATAAGGTTTTTTACAACAGATTGGAACGTGAGGCTGGTGAAACCAAATATCCATTGAGCAAAATGCTGCTCTTTGCCTGGAACGGAATTACCTCGTTTTCTACATTTCCAATGCGGCTGGTGCTTTACTTTGGCTTTTTTAACTTTTTGGTAGCCATGGCCATTGTCGTATACATTTTGTTCTCATACCTGGTAGGCTACACCGTCCCCGGCTGGACATCCACAATGCTGCCGATCACCTTTTTCAGCGGCTCCAATATGATGGCACTCGGCCTGATCGGGGAATACATTGGTAAAATTTATGAAGAAGTAAAAGGCCGCCCACGTTACATTATTGAAAAAACTGTCAATGAATAGATTTTATAGAAAATACAGGATCGTTGGTAACTGGATTAACATTATCCTGATGCTGACCGTGCTTGTACCATTGCTCGCACTTTCGTATTTCAATCACCCATCCCCCGCCGACGATTATTGTTACATTGATACCGTATTCAAGTTTGGTTGGCTCGAAGCCATGAATTATTACTATTCCGGCTGGACAGGGCGCTATTTTGGTATTTTCCTCAACCATAGCAATCCGTTAATATTTCATTCCATCACAGGATTTAAAGTACTGCCGGCGATCTTGTTGCTGACGGTGCTGTTTTCATTGTACAGCCTGTTCCGGCACTTGACCCCCACATTGTCGAGGATGGCGCATATCGGTTTTGCCGGGGTCGTTTTCTTCTTGTATGCGTTGAAAATGGCAAGTATGGCTGAGGCATTTTACTGGATGGCATCATTTGTAACCTTCACCATTCCCAGTGTATTTATTCTGTTTTGGATCGTGCTGGTTTTGCGCTGGTACCGCCAGGATACGCAGTCTGCCAGAATTCTCATCGGGGGCTTGGCTGGTTTCATGATTTTTGCGGTGGTTGGCAGTGGTGAATCAACACTTTTGACGATTATGTTGCTGATCGGCGCATGGTGGGTTTACAGGTTGCTTTACCATCGGAAAGTCGATGGTTTCATGATTGCGATGCTCGCGGTCTCGCTGCTTTCGTGCTATTTCTATTTCAGCGCACCCGGGAACAGTGCCCGGATCGGTACTAATCCTCTGGGAGGCAACATTCCGTTTTCGGCCATTTCATCATTCAAAAAGCTTGCATTCCTGAGCTATGACTGGATTTTCAAGACGCCCCTGATTTTCTTCTCTGTGGCCTGGCTGGTGGTGCTATCCCGGTTGTCCGAAGGCGCGAGAAATTACTTTTCGATCCCTGTCTGGTATGCAGTATTGCTGTTTATAGGAGTACTTGCCGCTCAACTTTTTCCTAATTACTACGGAGTCGGCATCGATCCATCACCACGGATCATTAACTGCGTTTATTTCTTCTTCCTGATTGGCTGGTTTTATGTGGTCGGTGTGGTATTCCATTATTTCCGAAAAGTGAAAACAGGGCAGTTACATTTCTCAATGGCGCGTTACGGAGCATTGTACGGCATATTGGTGATTTCCATTGCATTGTCTTTTTTCAAAAGCACCAATGTGCGAATGATGTACACCGATTTACTGAAAGGCCGTGCAGCCGCATTTGACAGGGAAATGTTTTCGCGTTATGAAACACTAAAAAATTCAAAAGAAGATGTCGTCTATCTGCCACCAATTATGGCAAAACCGCTGTCGATTTTTTACGATGACGATATCAAGACAAACAAAGACCATTGGTGGAATAAGTGCCTCGCGGGCTATTATGGCAAAAAGGCCATTTATATGAAAAATAGTGAAGGTGAACAGAAATAGCAAGCTTCTTATTGTCGCCGGAATGACGGTACCTGTTCTACTCTGGGTATTTGTCATTTTATATTATTCCATCAATCTGCCCTGGTACGACGATTTCGATCCGTTCCCGGATTTTCTGCACAAATGGATCACCGACGCATCGCTATCCGACCGGCTGAAACTACTATTTCAGCCTAATAATGAGCATCGAATGATCGTCGGAAAGCTGGTAACATTGATTTACTACTGGATTACCGGGCACCTTAATTTTACTTTCCTTCACATTGCGGGCGCGTGTTTTACATTAGGTACACTTGCGATTTTCTGGCAATCATTTAAAAAGAGCAAGCTCAGCTGGTGGTATTTTCTGCCGGTACCGTTTTTGCTTTTCCAATTACAATATCACCTGGTTTTCCTTTGGGCCATTTGCAGTTTGCAGCATCAGCCGGTGGTTTTCTTCGTGTGCCTGTCCATGTTTTTATTATCCAAAAACCGTTTTGGATGGGCAGTGCTGGCGGCGGTTTGCGCTACTTATGCGATGAGTAACGGAATATTTGTCTGGCCTGCGGGCGTGGTCGTATTGTTACTGAGCTTTCGTTACAAGCATCTGGCGGTATGGTGTGTGGCGGGGGCATTAGCTGTTGGCTTCTATTTTTATGGGTTGTCGGCACAGGGTAACGAATCCAGTCTGGCGTTTTTTGCGAAGTATCCACATTTATCAGTATTGGGCTTTTTTGCTTTTCTGGGCGGTTTATTTGACTTTTTCCCGGAGAAAACCATCGTCGTACGCTCAGCATTGCCGGTAATGATGGGTTTTCTGGTGATGATATGGATTGTAATTTGGCTTCTTCGTCAACTCACTCCCTGGCTGACTCAAACATTAGGCTGGCCACGTAATGCTTCCGGTATATCAGGTTCTAGTTTTGAAACCGACATTGAAACCAAAGCATTTCAAAAGTTTTTGTTGGGGATTCTGACATTTTTATTAGTCAATGCATTAATCATCGGTCTGCT
The genomic region above belongs to Dyadobacter pollutisoli and contains:
- a CDS encoding glycosyltransferase family 2 protein, encoding MNPARLLLVIPCYNEEAILYLTYSKLNIYFNGIKQQGLIAQDSRICFVNDGSRDRTWNIIEDLCRQDPNVIGVGLSRNFGHQSAIMAGLEKHMDHFDCFITIDADLQDDINAITAMIEKHRDGAMVVYGVRGDRSSDSWFKRSTAEGFYILMQKMGVPVVFNHADFRLMDRRVLQELGNYKEINLFLRGVVPLIGFQNDKVFYNRLEREAGETKYPLSKMLLFAWNGITSFSTFPMRLVLYFGFFNFLVAMAIVVYILFSYLVGYTVPGWTSTMLPITFFSGSNMMALGLIGEYIGKIYEEVKGRPRYIIEKTVNE
- a CDS encoding LptF/LptG family permease, with the translated sequence MRFKILDRYLIKNFLITYVFVAFVIVLIICMIDYTEKVDDFLDKKAPLNEILIDYYLNLIPYWINYISPLMVFIATVFFTSRIAARTEIIAMLSSGISFGRMLLPYMVGAVILGAVTFLQVGWILPKANKIRNNFEKTYVKQEFYFSGHNVHITIAPDVYAYLESYNTGTKTGNKFTMETIKGTQLVQKFYADKIVWQPKKGKWTLQNYQVRTLDSLGEKLSSGMEIDTTINLSPKDFESDYNLFETFTLPELNAYIDLLKSRGADGLEVYLIEKYIRFTQPFAILILTAIGVIVSARKSRRGVGWQIALGFMLAFIYILFFLLSKGVAEAGTINTLFAVWLPNIVFSLIGVVLYKTLPR
- a CDS encoding DUF6056 family protein, whose translation is MNRFYRKYRIVGNWINIILMLTVLVPLLALSYFNHPSPADDYCYIDTVFKFGWLEAMNYYYSGWTGRYFGIFLNHSNPLIFHSITGFKVLPAILLLTVLFSLYSLFRHLTPTLSRMAHIGFAGVVFFLYALKMASMAEAFYWMASFVTFTIPSVFILFWIVLVLRWYRQDTQSARILIGGLAGFMIFAVVGSGESTLLTIMLLIGAWWVYRLLYHRKVDGFMIAMLAVSLLSCYFYFSAPGNSARIGTNPLGGNIPFSAISSFKKLAFLSYDWIFKTPLIFFSVAWLVVLSRLSEGARNYFSIPVWYAVLLFIGVLAAQLFPNYYGVGIDPSPRIINCVYFFFLIGWFYVVGVVFHYFRKVKTGQLHFSMARYGALYGILVISIALSFFKSTNVRMMYTDLLKGRAAAFDREMFSRYETLKNSKEDVVYLPPIMAKPLSIFYDDDIKTNKDHWWNKCLAGYYGKKAIYMKNSEGEQK
- a CDS encoding DMT family transporter; protein product: MFSSTSLRSYLHLHFLVMIWGFTAIVGLMVTISPVALVFYRTLFAAAGLGFIIFFKQKTFKTDSADLIRMLAVGFVLSAHWMLFFASARISTASVCLAGMATTSLWTSLIEPLVSKKPVRLLEVGLGILAFAGLYVVFKFEFDHALGLALALASALLAAVFTVANSKLVQRISAYTITFYEMIGATAFSFVFLGISEWQGWTRGEPYIPAAKDWVWILFLALICTVYASTMATQLMKQFSAYLINLTINLEPVYGIALAFFFFGEKERMTEEFYLGTLLILLAVLLYPLLMRTTFGKRDRKIIEMKK
- a CDS encoding metal-dependent transcriptional regulator — protein: MQNSFTEENYLKIIHSLSGRDGGEVSTNALAESTATRAASVTDMLRKLAEKGLINYKKYQGVTLTELGEKVAIKVIRKHRLWEVFLVEKLGFGWDEVHDIAEELEHIPSEVLVEKLDVFLGHPKFDPHGDPIPDAKGNLTEPDYRILTDAQIGEKVLMMGVLDHAPSFLQHLDRSGITLGAVLEVKEINEYDKSASVQINGGQTLFISLEVSKNLLVQRR